A DNA window from Centroberyx gerrardi isolate f3 chromosome 3, fCenGer3.hap1.cur.20231027, whole genome shotgun sequence contains the following coding sequences:
- the LOC139917671 gene encoding uncharacterized protein LOC139917671 codes for MATIPTSTTAPPTTTTVSPSTTTFQTTTAALTTTTTAATTTTAQPMTTTASRTTTVQTTITAAPTTVAPTSATAGFTTTTVAPTTTVPTTTALTTATATSTTTTAAPTTADPATTTTAALTTPTAPLTSPSALSTATTASLTTTSAAPSTTLPMSTFSSSTMISAAATTESSPASTTLAPTAVSITAAASALITTTIPATTSAGTTASTDPPQEDEGFLILLFDIDRVFIEAFNDPQSPEYIALANNVTAECNRGFRILYPLTFRRCIVIRFSPGSVKVETNLIFKNQTVVPTTTDAAESLQMAIDTSIVFLSVIPNSISAVLPITTTNTTATTTTAAAPTTTTVLTATTTVAATTVTPTTTTIDTTTSPTPTTVTQTTTVTSPTTSRAMTLSRPLNVVTLLLISLACFVTDWQWLL; via the exons ATGGCAACCATACCAACAAGTACCACAGCaccaccaacaactacaactgtTTCTCCTTCCACTACAACTTTTCAGACTACAACAGCAGCTCTGACAACTACTACAACAGCtgcaacaactacaacagcacaGCCAATGACTACAACTGCTTCTCGTACCACAACTGTTCAAACTACAATTACAGCAGCTCCTACAACAGTTGCACCAACATCTGCAACAGCAGGTTTCACCACTACAACAGtagctccaacaactacagttCCAACCACAACTGCCCTGACTACAGCAACAGCAACttctacaactacaacagcagcaccaactaCAGCTGACCCtgcaacaactacaacagcagctctAACAACACCAACAGCACCACTTACAAGTCCATCTGCTCTTTCAACAGCTACCACAGCATCTCTGACAACTACATCGGCAGCACCATCAACTACCCTACCTATGTCTACATTCAGTAGCAGCACAATG atttcagcagcagcaacaacagaatCATCTCCAGCTTCGACAACTTTAGCCCCTACTGCAGTTTCTATTACTGCTGCAGCCAGTGCACTGATAACCACAACCATCCCTGCCACTACCAGCGCCGGAACTACAGCATCAACTGATCCCCCACAAGAAGATGAGGGCTTCCTGATTCTGCTGTTTGATATTGACCGTGTTTTCATCGAAGCATTCAACGACCCACAGTCCCCAGAATACATAGCGCTGGCTAATAATGTTACAGCAGAG TGCAACAGAGGGTTCCGTATTCTATATCCGTTGACTTTCAGGAGATGCATTGTGATACGTTTTAG CCCTGGCTCTGTTAAGGTGGAAACCAATTTGATCTTTAAGAACCAGACAGTGGTTCCAACAACCACCGATGCAGCAGAATCTCTCCAAATGGCAATCGATACATCAATTGTGTTCCTCAGTGTCATCCCCAACAGTATTAGTGCAG TTCTGCCAATTaccacaacaaatacaacagcaactacaactacagctgcagcaccaacaacaacaacagtattaACAGCAACGACAACTGTTGCTGCAACAACAGTAACACCGACAACTACAACTATAGATACAACAAcatcaccaacaccaacaacgGTAACACAGACAACAACTGTGACGTCACCTACCACCAGCAGAGCTATGACATTAAGCAGACCACTTAATGTGGTCACTTTATTGCTTATTTCTCTTGCTTGCTTTGTAACAGACTGGCAATGGCTTCTCTAG
- the LOC144538134 gene encoding uncharacterized protein LOC144538134, which translates to MSPESPVSSHNYNSSSYHHNGPVYNSPSHNYNSTTNDTCSSHHHNCPNYNSSTHHSSAPTTTTAAPTTTTAPPTTITAARITTTALATVVPNTTTAAPTTTTAAPTTTTAPPTTITAARITTTAPATTTTAAPITTTSPPTTTTAAQTTTTASPTTTTTTTAAPTTTTSPPTTTTAAPTAAPTTTTASTITATAAPTTRITTTALPTTTTAPATTTTAAPTTTTAAPTTTTYNCSCNHHNCQNYNSYHKNSSPNYNSRTNNYNCSSDHHNCPKYNSSRINNYTYSSNHHNY; encoded by the exons atgtccccagaGTCCCCtgt cagctcccacaacTACAACAGTTCCTCCTACCACCACAACGGCCCAGTCTACAACAGCCCCTCGCACAACTACAACAGCACAACCAACGACACCTGCTCCTCCCACCACCACAACTGCCcaaactacaacagcagcacccaCCACAGct ctgctccaacaactacaacagcagctccaacaactacaacagctcctccaacaactatcacagcggcaagaataactacaacagctcttgca acAGTGGTGCCAAacactacaacagctgctccaacaactacaacagcagcaccaacaactacaacagctcctccaacaactataACAGCGGcaagaataacaacaacagctcctgcaacaaccacaacagcagcaccaataactacaacatctcctcctactactaccacagcagcccaaacaactacaacagcttctccaacaacaaccaca accacaacagcagcaccaacaactacaacatctcctcccactactaccacagcggcacca acagcagccccaacaactacaacagcttctACAATAACtgccacagcggcaccaactact agaataactacaacagctcttccaacaacaaccacagctcctgcaacaactaccacagcagcaccaacaactacaacagcagccccaacaactacgaca TACAACTGCAGCTgcaaccaccacaactgccaaAACTACAACAGCTACCACAAGAACAGCTCCCCTAACTACAATAGCAgaaccaacaactacaactgtTCCTCTGACCACCACAACTGCCCAAAGTACAACAGCAGCCGCATCAACAACTACACCTACTCCTCCAACCATCACAACTATTaa